Proteins encoded by one window of Agrobacterium vitis:
- a CDS encoding YhcH/YjgK/YiaL family protein gives MITGSLHHWQFYRATLPACLNCAMEAVTALDLSSLPTGRHEIDGEDIFLLIQELSTKPANELRPEAHRRYIDIQILLEGREAYGVAFPDPHLVPIDNRLETQDIAFYPARPSEYSVELSAGDFIVFFPGEFHRPCCEIGAPLAIRKAVIKIDSRLLASQ, from the coding sequence ATGATCACCGGCTCCCTTCATCATTGGCAATTTTACCGCGCCACTTTGCCAGCCTGCCTCAACTGCGCCATGGAGGCCGTCACGGCTCTCGATCTATCCAGCTTGCCTACCGGGCGACATGAGATCGACGGAGAGGACATTTTCCTGCTGATCCAGGAACTGTCGACCAAACCGGCGAACGAGCTTCGTCCAGAGGCTCATCGCCGCTATATCGATATCCAGATCCTGCTTGAGGGACGGGAAGCCTATGGCGTGGCCTTTCCCGACCCTCACCTTGTTCCGATTGACAACCGGCTGGAGACCCAGGATATCGCCTTTTATCCCGCACGACCCAGCGAATATTCTGTGGAGCTTAGCGCCGGCGATTTCATCGTGTTCTTCCCGGGAGAGTTTCATCGTCCCTGCTGCGAGATCGGAGCCCCCTTGGCGATCCGCAAAGCAGTCATCAAGATCGACTCCAGGCTACTGGCTTCTCAATAA
- a CDS encoding dihydrodipicolinate synthase family protein produces the protein MMTSKAQSIQGIIPVMLTPFLEDGQIDYPGLERLIEWYIANGSGALFAVCQSSEMMFLSLDERVALGRFVVEKTAGRLPVVVSGHISDDLDKQIEELLAMSRVGADGLILVTNHLDPKKEGTAAFKTTLDKLLSVLPEELPLGLYECPAPYRRLLSDEELTYCAHTGRFIMLKDVSCDLDTVKRRLELTKGTPLKILNANAAIAWDAMKAGVPGFNGVFTNFHPDLYNWLWREGEKHPQLAKELATFLVLSAVSEALGYPALAKLYHQRIGTFDSIRCRVIDYDIRERFWALDAVLDKIVEGTEHFRARIAKL, from the coding sequence ATGATGACCAGCAAAGCTCAATCTATCCAAGGCATTATTCCCGTCATGCTCACGCCGTTTCTTGAGGATGGGCAGATCGATTACCCCGGTCTGGAACGCCTCATCGAATGGTATATCGCCAATGGCTCCGGGGCCTTGTTCGCAGTATGCCAGTCCAGCGAAATGATGTTCCTGTCGCTCGATGAGCGGGTGGCGCTGGGCCGTTTCGTGGTAGAAAAGACGGCGGGACGCCTTCCGGTCGTTGTGTCCGGCCATATCAGTGACGATCTGGACAAGCAGATCGAAGAATTGCTGGCCATGAGCCGGGTTGGCGCAGATGGGCTGATCCTCGTGACCAACCATCTCGACCCCAAAAAAGAAGGCACGGCTGCCTTCAAGACAACGCTGGATAAGCTTCTATCTGTGTTGCCAGAAGAGCTGCCGCTTGGTTTGTACGAATGCCCAGCCCCCTATCGCCGTTTGCTGAGCGATGAAGAGCTGACCTATTGCGCCCATACTGGTCGTTTTATCATGCTCAAGGATGTGAGCTGCGATCTCGACACGGTCAAGCGTCGTCTGGAACTGACCAAAGGCACACCGCTGAAAATCCTCAATGCCAATGCAGCCATTGCATGGGATGCGATGAAGGCAGGCGTGCCAGGCTTCAACGGCGTCTTCACTAATTTCCATCCCGATCTTTACAACTGGCTGTGGCGTGAGGGTGAAAAACATCCACAGCTCGCTAAAGAGCTGGCCACCTTCCTGGTGCTGTCGGCTGTTTCCGAAGCGCTCGGCTATCCGGCCCTTGCCAAGCTTTATCACCAGCGGATCGGCACATTCGACAGCATTCGCTGCCGGGTGATTGATTATGACATTCGTGAGCGCTTTTGGGCGCTGGATGCTGTGCTGGATAAAATCGTTGAAGGCACCGAGCATTTCCGTGCGCGGATTGCCAAACTCTGA
- a CDS encoding MFS transporter — MSTIVSSEPSAPLGSTQAKAPPRVRRMQITSLCLLVVAGVINYMDRGTLAVANHRITEDMGLTLGEMGLLLSAFSWSYALAQLPVGAMVDRLGPRRLLGFGLVFWSLAQAAGGFVTSFTQFILSRIGLGVGEAPQFPSAARVVSNWFPVSKRGVPTGIFNSASPLGTAIAPLLLTQLLIVLDWRWVFIITGAAGLVMAVLWFLLYRDPKDIGLTAEERSYLSSETEEKQEKVTLADWGQLFSYRATWGMILGYFGNVYLNWVYLSWLPSYLVNERHMSLARTGFMASVPFFCGFIGCLVAGWLSDKIIKKTEASPVRGRRIPVVIAMLGMAAFTVPAALVADNNIAIFCISVVIFLTNAASACSWALVTAVAPKNRVASLGSLQNFGGFLGGSLAPIATGFIAEYSSFVPALLTGAAIAFVGAASYFFLVREPMDQK, encoded by the coding sequence ATGAGCACCATTGTCAGTTCCGAGCCCTCGGCCCCACTGGGGTCGACCCAAGCCAAAGCACCGCCCCGTGTCCGGCGCATGCAGATCACCTCGCTTTGCCTGCTGGTGGTGGCTGGCGTCATCAATTACATGGATCGCGGGACGCTGGCGGTTGCCAATCACCGGATCACCGAAGACATGGGTTTGACCCTCGGTGAAATGGGCCTGCTGCTCTCGGCATTTTCCTGGAGCTATGCGCTGGCACAGCTTCCGGTTGGAGCAATGGTGGACCGTCTCGGACCGCGTCGCCTTTTGGGTTTCGGTCTGGTGTTCTGGTCGCTGGCCCAGGCCGCCGGAGGTTTTGTCACGTCCTTTACCCAGTTTATCCTGAGCCGTATCGGTCTGGGCGTTGGTGAAGCGCCGCAATTTCCGTCGGCTGCCCGGGTTGTCAGCAACTGGTTTCCGGTCAGCAAGCGCGGCGTGCCCACAGGCATCTTCAATTCAGCATCGCCATTGGGCACAGCTATTGCGCCTTTGCTGCTCACCCAGCTTCTGATCGTTCTGGATTGGCGCTGGGTCTTCATCATCACCGGTGCCGCTGGCCTTGTCATGGCTGTGCTCTGGTTTCTGCTGTATCGCGATCCAAAGGACATAGGGCTGACCGCAGAGGAACGCTCGTACCTCTCTTCGGAGACGGAAGAAAAGCAGGAGAAGGTGACGCTTGCCGACTGGGGCCAGCTGTTTTCCTATCGTGCCACCTGGGGCATGATCCTCGGCTATTTCGGCAATGTCTATCTCAACTGGGTTTATCTCAGCTGGTTGCCATCCTACCTGGTCAATGAACGGCATATGAGCCTTGCCCGCACCGGTTTCATGGCCTCCGTGCCATTCTTCTGCGGCTTTATCGGTTGCCTCGTGGCTGGCTGGCTTTCGGACAAGATCATTAAGAAAACAGAGGCATCACCGGTGCGTGGCCGTCGCATTCCCGTGGTTATCGCCATGCTCGGCATGGCCGCCTTTACCGTGCCGGCGGCGCTGGTTGCCGACAATAACATTGCGATTTTCTGCATTTCCGTGGTGATCTTCCTCACAAATGCCGCCTCTGCCTGCTCCTGGGCGCTGGTAACAGCCGTTGCCCCGAAAAACCGGGTGGCATCGCTGGGTTCCCTCCAGAATTTCGGCGGCTTCCTGGGTGGCTCGCTGGCTCCGATCGCAACCGGGTTTATTGCCGAATACTCGTCTTTCGTGCCGGCCTTGCTCACCGGGGCTGCCATCGCTTTTGTGGGTGCTGCCAGCTACTTCTTCCTGGTTCGCGAACCGATGGACCAGAAATAA
- the katG gene encoding catalase/peroxidase HPI, whose protein sequence is MDTKVETGGKCPVAHGAAGAKGRGNRDWWPEQLDVQILHQKNKIADPMGPDFDYAEEFRKLDYEALKSDLHALMTDSQDWWPADFGHYGGLFVRMAWHSAGTYRITDGRGGAGAGQQRFAPLNSWPDNANLDKARRLLWPIKQKYGNKISWADLFVLTGNVALESMGFKTFGFAGGRADTWEPEELFWGPEGTWLGDERYSGERQLSEPLGAVQMGLIYVNPEGPNGNPDPIAAARDIRETFSRMAMNDEETVALIAGGHTFGKTHGAGDPSLIGAEPEGGALEDQGLGWKSKFGTGFGADTITGGPEVTWTQTPTRWSNFFFENLFNFEWELTKSPAGAHQWKAKNAEASIPDAHDPSKKHLPTMLTTDLSLRFDPAYEKISRRFLENPDQFADAFARAWFKLTHRDMGPKVRYVGPEVPSEDLIWQDVIPPVDHPLVDDKDVADLKAKVLASGVSVQELVSTAWSSASTFRGSDKRGGANGARIRLAPQKDWDVNHPAQLAKVLSVLEGIQQEFNAAQSAGKKISLADLIVLAGAAGVEKAAKAGGHDVTVPFTPGRTDASQEQTDVTSFDALKPRADAFRNYLSGHQFMKPEEALVDRARLLTLTAPEMTVLIGGLRVLKAGQPEHGVLTRNPEALTNDFFVNLLDMRTQWAPVAGKEGVYEGRDRKSGELLWTGTRVDLIFGSHSQLRALAEVYAQSDIKEKFVKDFVAAWTKVMNADRFDLV, encoded by the coding sequence ATGGATACCAAGGTTGAAACTGGTGGAAAATGTCCGGTTGCACATGGGGCAGCTGGCGCGAAGGGTCGCGGCAATCGCGATTGGTGGCCTGAACAGCTCGATGTGCAGATCCTTCACCAAAAGAACAAGATCGCCGATCCAATGGGCCCTGACTTCGATTATGCCGAAGAATTCAGGAAGCTCGACTATGAAGCCCTGAAGAGTGATCTCCATGCGTTGATGACCGATTCTCAGGATTGGTGGCCAGCCGACTTCGGCCATTACGGTGGCCTCTTCGTCCGCATGGCATGGCACAGCGCAGGCACCTATCGCATCACCGATGGCCGCGGCGGCGCAGGCGCCGGGCAGCAGCGTTTCGCGCCGCTCAACAGCTGGCCGGACAATGCAAACCTTGACAAGGCACGCCGTCTGCTCTGGCCGATCAAGCAGAAATACGGCAACAAGATTTCCTGGGCAGATCTCTTCGTTCTGACCGGCAATGTCGCCCTGGAATCCATGGGCTTCAAGACCTTTGGTTTCGCTGGTGGCCGTGCTGACACGTGGGAACCGGAAGAGCTGTTCTGGGGTCCGGAAGGCACCTGGTTGGGTGATGAACGCTACAGTGGCGAACGCCAGCTGTCCGAGCCGCTTGGCGCCGTGCAGATGGGCCTTATCTACGTCAACCCGGAAGGCCCCAATGGCAATCCAGATCCGATCGCTGCAGCCCGTGACATCCGCGAAACGTTCAGCCGTATGGCAATGAACGACGAGGAAACCGTCGCATTGATCGCTGGCGGTCACACGTTCGGAAAGACGCATGGCGCGGGCGATCCGTCTTTGATCGGTGCCGAGCCGGAAGGCGGCGCGCTTGAAGATCAGGGCCTTGGCTGGAAAAGCAAGTTCGGCACTGGTTTCGGCGCAGACACGATCACCGGCGGACCGGAAGTTACCTGGACGCAAACCCCGACCCGTTGGAGCAATTTCTTCTTCGAAAACCTGTTCAACTTTGAATGGGAACTGACAAAAAGCCCGGCTGGGGCCCATCAGTGGAAGGCAAAGAACGCCGAGGCCTCCATCCCGGATGCCCATGATCCGTCCAAGAAGCATCTTCCGACCATGCTGACGACAGACCTGTCGCTGCGGTTCGATCCGGCTTACGAAAAAATCTCGCGCCGCTTCCTGGAAAACCCCGATCAGTTCGCTGACGCTTTCGCCCGCGCCTGGTTCAAGTTGACCCACCGCGACATGGGGCCAAAGGTTCGTTATGTCGGCCCGGAAGTGCCGTCAGAAGATCTCATCTGGCAGGATGTCATTCCTCCCGTCGATCATCCGCTTGTCGACGACAAGGATGTGGCCGATCTGAAAGCCAAGGTTCTGGCGTCTGGTGTTTCGGTGCAGGAACTGGTTTCGACAGCATGGTCATCGGCTTCGACCTTCCGGGGTTCTGACAAGCGCGGCGGTGCCAATGGCGCCCGTATCCGTCTTGCTCCGCAGAAGGACTGGGACGTCAACCACCCGGCACAGCTTGCCAAGGTCCTGAGCGTTCTCGAAGGAATCCAGCAGGAATTCAATGCCGCGCAATCTGCGGGTAAAAAGATTTCCCTGGCCGATCTGATCGTGCTTGCCGGTGCAGCAGGCGTCGAGAAAGCAGCCAAGGCTGGCGGTCACGATGTGACCGTTCCGTTTACCCCAGGCCGGACAGATGCATCGCAGGAACAGACCGATGTCACCTCCTTCGATGCTTTGAAGCCACGCGCCGATGCTTTCCGCAACTATCTGAGCGGGCATCAATTCATGAAGCCGGAAGAAGCACTTGTCGACCGTGCACGGCTTTTGACCCTGACGGCACCTGAAATGACCGTTCTCATCGGTGGTCTGCGCGTGTTGAAGGCTGGCCAGCCGGAACATGGCGTTCTCACCCGCAATCCCGAGGCGCTGACGAATGATTTCTTCGTCAACCTGCTCGACATGCGCACGCAGTGGGCGCCGGTTGCAGGCAAGGAGGGCGTCTATGAAGGGCGAGATCGCAAGAGCGGCGAACTGCTTTGGACCGGGACGCGTGTGGATCTGATCTTCGGATCGCACTCGCAGCTTCGCGCATTGGCGGAAGTCTATGCGCAGTCGGATATCAAGGAAAAGTTCGTCAAAGACTTCGTTGCAGCCTGGACGAAAGTGATGAACGCCGATCGTTTCGATCTGGTCTGA
- a CDS encoding LacI family DNA-binding transcriptional regulator: MTETPDRPTTPLKRTREGSGRARLEEVARRACVSTATVSRAFNTPERVSPETRERIFSTAKALGWVPNAAGRALASNRTHIAGVIIPTLDNEIFSHQVGAMQRVFAEHGLNLLIACSNYDPELGFQQAKAMIERGVEALALAGESHPQALYDNLDNLGIPYVLTYAYRQGASHAMVGFDNAAAFARMTDYLIGLGHRRIAVVMQPKDNNDRVVARLSGITTALSAAGLELSPDHLISDKASLDFGIESAKRLAQEPTDISPTAIICGNDTLALGVLMGLAQMGASVPGDFSVTGFDDLELSSRLSPALTTMSVDNKEIGRIAAEQLVLCLGGEITSPQSREISVSLHIRESTAAPPTR, from the coding sequence ATGACAGAAACGCCTGATCGGCCCACAACCCCTCTGAAACGCACCCGTGAAGGCAGCGGCAGGGCAAGGCTGGAGGAGGTTGCGCGCAGGGCTTGCGTTTCGACAGCCACTGTTTCTCGTGCTTTCAACACGCCCGAAAGGGTTTCTCCTGAAACACGCGAGCGCATTTTCTCGACCGCCAAGGCCCTGGGTTGGGTTCCAAATGCTGCGGGCCGGGCGTTGGCATCGAACCGCACCCATATTGCCGGTGTCATCATCCCAACGCTGGATAATGAAATCTTCTCCCATCAGGTCGGTGCAATGCAGCGGGTGTTTGCCGAACACGGATTGAACCTTCTCATCGCCTGTTCGAATTACGATCCTGAACTGGGTTTCCAACAGGCAAAAGCCATGATCGAGCGCGGCGTGGAGGCACTGGCGCTGGCGGGCGAATCCCATCCTCAGGCGCTCTACGACAATCTGGACAATCTCGGCATTCCCTATGTGCTGACCTATGCCTATCGACAGGGCGCCTCGCATGCCATGGTGGGCTTCGACAATGCCGCAGCCTTTGCCCGGATGACCGATTATCTGATAGGCCTTGGCCATCGACGTATCGCTGTCGTCATGCAGCCCAAGGACAATAATGACCGCGTGGTCGCGCGCCTCAGCGGTATCACAACCGCCCTTAGCGCAGCAGGATTGGAACTTTCGCCCGATCATTTGATCAGTGACAAGGCCAGTCTGGATTTTGGCATCGAAAGCGCCAAGCGGCTCGCGCAAGAGCCAACGGACATAAGTCCGACTGCGATCATTTGCGGAAATGATACTCTGGCACTCGGCGTGCTGATGGGTTTGGCACAGATGGGAGCAAGCGTTCCGGGCGATTTTTCGGTGACGGGTTTCGACGATCTGGAACTCTCGTCTCGATTGTCTCCGGCACTCACCACGATGTCTGTCGATAACAAGGAAATCGGACGCATTGCCGCAGAACAACTCGTTCTGTGTCTTGGAGGCGAGATAACCTCGCCTCAATCCCGGGAAATATCGGTCAGCTTGCATATCCGGGAAAGTACAGCGGCCCCGCCAACGAGATAG